A window of Deltaproteobacteria bacterium CG2_30_66_27 contains these coding sequences:
- a CDS encoding c-type cytochrome biogenesis protein CcsB produces MSNIILFNLTTVLFGVASASYLGALYAKNGKIAVAGTWVCLIAAVVSTAALGVRWYESYQMGIGRIPVTNLYESLVFFAWAVNLFYLIVERKYRNRTFGAFVMPIAFFTMVFAVYNDSSIQPLVPALQSYWLHAHVITCFIGYAAFAVSAGVALMYLLKSKQEAAKINKGVVGLLPPCKMLDDLVYRAIIWGFPFLTVGIITGAAWANYAWGTYWSWDPKETWSLIVWLVYALFLHARVTRGWHGRRAAIISIVGFLATVMCYLGVNLVLSGLHSYGGS; encoded by the coding sequence ATGAGCAATATCATCCTGTTCAACCTCACCACGGTCCTGTTCGGCGTGGCGTCCGCCTCCTATCTTGGCGCCCTCTACGCGAAAAACGGAAAGATCGCGGTCGCGGGAACCTGGGTCTGCCTCATCGCGGCCGTCGTTTCCACCGCGGCGCTCGGGGTGCGCTGGTACGAGTCGTACCAGATGGGAATCGGACGCATCCCCGTGACGAACCTCTACGAGTCGCTCGTCTTCTTCGCCTGGGCGGTGAACCTGTTCTATTTGATCGTGGAGAGGAAATACCGCAACCGGACCTTCGGCGCCTTCGTGATGCCGATCGCCTTCTTCACGATGGTCTTCGCCGTCTATAACGACAGCAGCATCCAGCCGCTGGTGCCCGCCCTGCAGTCGTACTGGCTCCACGCCCACGTCATCACCTGTTTCATCGGGTACGCGGCGTTCGCCGTCTCCGCCGGCGTGGCGCTCATGTACCTGCTCAAGTCGAAGCAGGAGGCGGCGAAGATCAACAAGGGTGTCGTCGGTCTGCTCCCCCCCTGCAAGATGCTCGACGACCTGGTCTACCGGGCGATCATCTGGGGTTTCCCGTTCCTGACCGTCGGGATCATCACCGGGGCGGCGTGGGCGAACTACGCCTGGGGGACGTACTGGTCGTGGGACCCGAAGGAGACGTGGTCCCTGATCGTCTGGCTGGTCTACGCGCTCTTCCTCCACGCGCGGGTCACGCGAGGGTGGCACGGCAGGCGCGCCGCCATCATCTCCATCGTCGGGTTCCTGGCCACGGTCATGTGCTACCTCGGCGTCAACCTCGTGCTGTCGGGGCTCCACTCCTACGGCGGGAGCTGA